One Nocardioides oleivorans DNA segment encodes these proteins:
- a CDS encoding NAD(P)/FAD-dependent oxidoreductase — protein MLNGGVSFWWQQVGLPSPTDRLQGDTGCDVAIVGGGLTGLWTAYYLHEADPSLDIRVLEAEFAGFGASGRNGGWLSSELAGSATTYAAVAGEAGVERLRAELRASVDEVVAVAAREGIDADIVRSGVLYVARSQAQAGRLGGELDADQVAARIRVAGALTGHHDPDCARVHPAKLVSGVARVVRERGVRIHEGTRVTSVGPGVVRTERGTVRAPVVLRCLEGFTAGLAGHRRDWLPMNSAIVVTAPLTDAQWDAVGWAGEELLGDEAHAYCYAQRTADGRIALGGRGVPYRFGSRTDVDGRTQDRTVESLRSTLTSLFPALDGIRLDHAWCGVLGVPRDWSASVSFDAATGLGHAGGYVGSGLTATNLAGRTLRDLVLGRSTDLTALPWTGHDVRRWEPEPLRWLGVHALYRLYRAADRREDAGLGSTSRIARVANRVAGR, from the coding sequence GTGCTCAACGGCGGAGTGTCCTTCTGGTGGCAGCAGGTCGGGCTGCCCTCCCCCACCGACCGGCTCCAGGGTGACACGGGCTGCGACGTCGCCATCGTCGGCGGGGGCCTCACAGGCCTCTGGACGGCGTACTACCTCCACGAGGCCGACCCCTCCCTCGACATCCGCGTGCTCGAGGCGGAGTTCGCCGGCTTCGGGGCGTCGGGGCGCAACGGCGGCTGGCTGTCTTCGGAGCTGGCCGGCAGCGCGACGACGTACGCCGCCGTGGCGGGCGAGGCCGGCGTCGAGCGGCTCCGGGCCGAGCTGCGCGCGAGCGTCGACGAGGTCGTCGCCGTCGCGGCGCGGGAGGGCATCGACGCCGACATCGTGCGCAGCGGCGTGCTCTACGTCGCCCGCTCGCAGGCGCAGGCGGGCCGGCTCGGCGGCGAGCTCGACGCCGACCAGGTGGCCGCCCGGATCAGGGTCGCCGGTGCGCTGACGGGCCACCACGACCCCGACTGCGCGCGGGTCCACCCCGCGAAGCTGGTCTCCGGGGTCGCCCGCGTCGTGCGCGAGCGCGGCGTGCGGATCCACGAGGGCACGCGCGTGACGTCGGTCGGGCCCGGGGTCGTGCGCACCGAGCGAGGCACCGTCCGGGCGCCGGTCGTGCTGCGGTGCCTGGAGGGGTTCACCGCCGGGCTCGCCGGCCACCGCCGCGACTGGCTGCCGATGAACTCCGCGATCGTGGTCACCGCCCCGCTGACCGACGCCCAGTGGGACGCCGTCGGGTGGGCGGGCGAGGAGCTCCTCGGCGACGAGGCGCACGCCTACTGCTACGCCCAGCGCACCGCCGACGGCCGGATCGCGCTCGGCGGACGCGGGGTGCCGTACCGCTTCGGCTCCCGCACCGACGTCGACGGCCGCACCCAGGACCGGACGGTCGAGTCGCTGCGCTCGACGCTCACCTCCCTCTTCCCCGCCCTCGACGGCATCCGGCTCGACCACGCCTGGTGCGGCGTGCTCGGCGTGCCGCGCGACTGGAGCGCGAGCGTCTCCTTCGACGCCGCGACGGGGCTCGGCCACGCTGGTGGCTACGTCGGCTCGGGCCTCACCGCGACCAACCTCGCCGGGCGCACGCTGCGTGACCTGGTGCTGGGTCGCAGCACCGACCTGACCGCGCTGCCGTGGACCGGCCACGACGTGCGCCGCTGGGAGCCGGAGCCGCTCAGGTGGCTCGGCGTGCACGCGCTCTACCGCCTCTACCGCGCCGCCGACCGGCGGGAGGACGCGGGGCTGGGCAGCACCAGCCGGATCGCCCGCGTCGCCAACCGGGTGGCGGGCCGCTGA
- the coaA gene encoding type I pantothenate kinase yields the protein MSEASSSAHGGEVSPYVELERAAWAQLAGTAETSLTPEEVVRLRGLGDQLDLREIEQVYLPLSRLLSLYVAGNSRLHREQEEFLHRVTPPRTPFVIGLAGSVAVGKSTTARVLQQMLAHWPEHPNVALVTTDGFLLPNAELERRGILHRKGFPESYDRKALLKFVIDIKSGKDEVEAPIYSHLVYDVLPDEKVVVKRPDIVIVEGLNVLQPARVRDDGRTGLAVSDFFDFSVYVDAALTDIRRWYVDRFLRLRETAFRDPASYFRKYAALSHDEAVDQASRIWESINEPNLVQNVAPTRSRANLVLRKDADHSVRYVRLRKL from the coding sequence ATGTCCGAGGCCTCGTCGTCCGCCCATGGCGGAGAGGTCTCCCCCTACGTCGAGCTCGAGCGTGCCGCGTGGGCCCAGCTCGCCGGCACGGCGGAGACGTCGCTCACGCCGGAGGAGGTCGTCCGCCTGCGCGGCCTCGGCGACCAGCTCGACCTGCGCGAGATCGAGCAGGTCTACCTCCCGCTCTCGCGGCTCCTCAGCCTCTACGTCGCCGGCAACTCCCGCCTCCACCGCGAGCAGGAGGAGTTCCTGCACCGCGTCACCCCGCCGCGCACGCCGTTCGTGATCGGCCTCGCCGGGTCGGTCGCGGTCGGCAAGTCGACCACCGCACGCGTGCTGCAGCAGATGCTGGCCCACTGGCCCGAGCACCCCAACGTCGCGCTCGTCACGACCGACGGCTTCCTGCTCCCCAACGCCGAGCTCGAGCGCCGCGGGATCCTGCACCGCAAGGGCTTCCCGGAGTCCTACGACCGCAAGGCGCTGCTGAAGTTCGTCATCGACATCAAGTCCGGCAAGGACGAGGTCGAGGCGCCGATCTACTCCCACCTCGTCTACGACGTGCTGCCCGACGAGAAGGTCGTGGTCAAGCGTCCCGACATCGTCATCGTCGAGGGCCTCAACGTCCTGCAGCCGGCGCGCGTGCGCGACGACGGCCGCACCGGCCTCGCGGTCAGCGACTTCTTCGACTTCTCCGTCTACGTCGACGCCGCGCTCACCGACATCCGCCGCTGGTACGTCGACCGCTTCCTCCGCCTGCGCGAGACCGCCTTCCGCGACCCCGCGTCGTACTTCCGCAAGTACGCCGCGCTCTCCCACGACGAGGCCGTCGACCAGGCCTCCCGCATCTGGGAGTCGATCAACGAGCCCAACCTCGTCCAGAACGTCGCACCCACCCGCTCCCGCGCCAACCTGGTCCTCCGCAAGGACGCCGACCACTCGGTCCGCTACGTCCGCCTCCGCAAGCTCTGA
- the glmM gene encoding phosphoglucosamine mutase, producing MPRLFGTDGVRGLANADLTAELALDLSVCAAHVLADRGEFEGHRPLAVVGRDTRISGQFLESAVVAGLASAGVDVLLLGVLPTPGVAYMTDRLGADLGVMLSASHNPMPDNGIKFLARGGHKLDDAIEIAIERRMGEPWDRPTGGGVGRVKVYDTAVEEYAAHLESTITHPLVGLKVVLDCAEGAAHAAGPRALEDAGATVIAIHADPDGLNINDNCGSTHLGDLQAAVLEHGAQAGFALDGDADRCLAVDAEGNVVDGDQILAILSLSLLEQGRLAKDTVVATVMSNLGFVQALKANGVGVRQTKVGDRYVLEAMKVSGYNLGGEQSGHVILSDHATTGDGILTTLHVMERMATTGRTLAELASVMTRLPQVLLNVPGVDKSRADDDAVVAAAVAEEEAALGERGRILLRPSGTEPIVRVMVEAPTQDEAQVVATRLADVVKRQLSL from the coding sequence TTGCCGCGACTCTTCGGCACGGACGGGGTCCGGGGCCTGGCGAACGCAGATCTCACTGCGGAGCTGGCCCTGGACCTCTCCGTCTGTGCAGCACATGTCCTGGCCGACCGCGGCGAGTTCGAGGGGCACCGTCCCCTCGCCGTGGTGGGTCGGGACACGCGCATCTCCGGGCAGTTCCTCGAGTCGGCGGTCGTCGCCGGCCTCGCGTCGGCGGGCGTCGACGTGCTCCTGCTGGGCGTGCTGCCCACGCCCGGCGTGGCCTACATGACCGACCGGCTCGGCGCCGACCTCGGCGTGATGCTGTCGGCCTCGCACAACCCGATGCCCGACAACGGCATCAAGTTCCTCGCGCGCGGCGGGCACAAGCTCGACGACGCGATCGAGATCGCGATCGAGCGCCGGATGGGCGAGCCCTGGGACCGGCCCACCGGCGGCGGCGTCGGCCGGGTCAAGGTCTACGACACCGCGGTGGAGGAGTACGCCGCCCACCTCGAGAGCACGATCACCCACCCGCTCGTCGGGCTGAAGGTCGTCCTCGACTGCGCCGAGGGTGCCGCCCACGCGGCGGGCCCCCGCGCGCTGGAGGACGCCGGTGCCACGGTCATCGCGATCCACGCCGATCCCGACGGCCTCAACATCAACGACAACTGCGGGTCCACCCACCTCGGTGACCTGCAGGCCGCCGTCCTCGAGCACGGCGCGCAGGCCGGCTTCGCCCTCGACGGCGACGCCGACCGCTGCCTGGCGGTGGACGCCGAGGGCAACGTCGTCGACGGCGACCAGATCCTCGCGATCCTGTCACTCTCGCTCCTCGAGCAGGGCCGCCTCGCCAAGGACACCGTCGTCGCGACGGTGATGAGCAACCTCGGCTTCGTGCAGGCACTCAAGGCCAACGGGGTCGGCGTGCGCCAGACGAAGGTCGGCGACCGCTACGTCCTCGAGGCGATGAAGGTCTCCGGCTACAACCTCGGCGGCGAGCAGTCGGGGCACGTCATCCTCAGCGACCACGCCACCACCGGCGACGGCATCCTCACCACGCTGCACGTCATGGAGCGGATGGCCACGACCGGCAGGACCCTGGCCGAGCTCGCGTCCGTGATGACGCGCCTGCCGCAGGTGCTGCTCAACGTCCCCGGCGTCGACAAGTCGCGCGCCGACGACGACGCCGTGGTCGCCGCGGCGGTCGCGGAGGAGGAGGCGGCGCTCGGCGAGCGCGGCCGGATCCTGCTCCGCCCGTCCGGCACCGAGCCGATCGTGCGCGTGATGGTCGAGGCGCCCACCCAGGACGAGGCGCAGGTCGTCGCGACCCGGCTCGCCGACGTGGTCAAGCGCCAGCTGTCGCTCTAG
- the rpsI gene encoding 30S ribosomal protein S9, with product MTENSTEVEETFETDADGVAYTSESDASADTPARPATIAPGAATGRRKEAVARVRIVPGTGEWTINGRSMDSYFPNKLHQQIANEPFVELQLEGRFDVIARIHGGGIAGQAGALRLGVARSLNGIDVEANRPALKKAGLLTRDARVVERKKAGLKKARKASQFSKR from the coding sequence ATGACTGAGAACAGCACCGAGGTCGAGGAGACCTTCGAGACCGACGCCGACGGCGTTGCCTACACGTCCGAGAGCGACGCCTCGGCCGACACCCCCGCCCGCCCGGCCACCATCGCGCCCGGCGCGGCGACCGGCCGTCGCAAGGAGGCCGTCGCCCGCGTGCGCATCGTCCCCGGCACCGGCGAGTGGACCATCAACGGTCGCTCGATGGACAGCTACTTCCCGAACAAGCTGCACCAGCAGATCGCCAACGAGCCGTTCGTCGAGCTGCAGCTCGAGGGCCGCTTCGACGTGATCGCCCGCATCCACGGCGGCGGCATCGCCGGTCAGGCCGGCGCCCTGCGCCTCGGCGTGGCCCGCTCGCTCAACGGCATCGACGTCGAGGCCAACCGCCCGGCGCTAAAGAAGGCCGGACTGCTCACCCGCGACGCCCGCGTCGTCGAGCGCAAGAAGGCTGGCCTCAAGAAGGCCCGCAAGGCGAGCCAGTTCAGCAAGCGCTGA
- a CDS encoding NAD(P)H-hydrate epimerase, whose product MLRAHTVADVRRVEALAMAGLPDGALMQQAAAGLAAAVVDVLGGAYGRRVLLLVGAGDNGGDALWAGARLARRGVRVEALLLSERVHEDGLAALRAAGGVATDDLAELGEAPDLVVDGIVGIGGRPGLRPGAVAALERFAGVPVVAVDVPSGIDVDTGRVEGPHVTADLTVTFGTHKVAHLADPASLACGALHLVDIGLEPFLVHSEPAVEALQPDDVRHLLPHPSPDAQKYVRGVVGVRAGSGAYPGAALLAVGGANTGLVGMVRYVGPEQVADTVRVAHPEVVGAGRVQAWVVGPGGGDDAGEMLAAARADGVPLVVDADALQHVDGPVPGWVLTPHAGELAAMLGADRTEVEAAPLEHVREAARRWDCVVLLKGHHTLVAGPAGRVRATTTGVPWLATAGAGDVLAGLVGALLAAGLEPYDAASVGSWLHGAAATEAAAGGPLTASRVAVQIPSLVREVLAGLGGSTP is encoded by the coding sequence TTGCTCCGCGCGCACACCGTCGCCGACGTCCGCCGCGTCGAGGCACTCGCCATGGCCGGGCTGCCCGACGGTGCGCTGATGCAGCAGGCAGCGGCCGGTCTCGCGGCCGCGGTCGTCGACGTGCTGGGTGGTGCGTACGGCCGTCGCGTCCTGCTGCTCGTCGGCGCGGGCGACAACGGCGGCGACGCGCTGTGGGCCGGGGCCCGGCTCGCCCGCCGCGGGGTCCGGGTGGAGGCCCTGCTGCTCTCCGAGCGGGTGCACGAGGACGGCCTGGCCGCGCTGCGTGCGGCCGGCGGTGTCGCCACCGACGACCTGGCCGAGCTGGGCGAGGCCCCGGACCTCGTCGTCGACGGCATCGTCGGCATCGGCGGCCGGCCCGGCCTGCGTCCCGGTGCGGTCGCGGCGCTGGAGCGGTTCGCCGGCGTGCCGGTGGTCGCGGTCGACGTGCCGTCCGGGATCGACGTCGACACCGGGCGCGTCGAGGGCCCGCACGTGACGGCCGACCTCACCGTCACCTTCGGCACCCACAAGGTCGCCCACCTCGCCGACCCGGCCTCGCTCGCGTGCGGCGCGCTGCACCTGGTCGACATCGGCCTCGAGCCGTTCCTCGTCCACTCCGAGCCGGCCGTCGAGGCGCTCCAGCCCGACGACGTACGACACCTGCTGCCGCACCCGTCGCCGGACGCGCAGAAGTACGTCCGCGGCGTGGTCGGCGTGCGCGCCGGGTCGGGCGCCTACCCCGGTGCGGCGCTGCTCGCCGTCGGGGGCGCGAACACCGGCCTGGTCGGCATGGTCCGCTACGTCGGCCCCGAGCAGGTCGCCGACACCGTCCGCGTCGCGCACCCCGAGGTGGTCGGCGCCGGCCGGGTGCAGGCGTGGGTCGTGGGCCCGGGCGGTGGCGACGACGCGGGGGAGATGCTCGCCGCGGCCCGCGCGGACGGCGTACCCCTCGTGGTGGACGCCGACGCCCTGCAGCACGTCGACGGCCCGGTGCCCGGCTGGGTGCTCACGCCCCACGCGGGCGAGCTCGCCGCCATGCTCGGCGCCGACCGGACCGAGGTCGAGGCGGCGCCTCTGGAGCACGTCCGCGAGGCTGCCCGGCGATGGGACTGCGTGGTGCTGCTCAAGGGTCACCACACGCTGGTCGCCGGCCCCGCGGGCCGGGTCCGGGCGACGACGACGGGTGTCCCGTGGCTGGCCACCGCCGGCGCGGGTGACGTGCTGGCGGGTCTGGTCGGTGCACTGCTCGCGGCCGGCCTCGAGCCGTACGACGCCGCGTCCGTCGGCTCCTGGCTGCACGGCGCCGCCGCGACCGAGGCGGCCGCCGGCGGTCCGCTCACGGCCAGCCGGGTCGCGGTCCAGATCCCGTCTCTGGTGCGCGAGGTCCTCGCAGGTTTGGGAGGATCGACCCCATGA
- the rplM gene encoding 50S ribosomal protein L13, which translates to MRTYSPKPADIQREWLVIDATDVVLGRLAVQTANLLRGKHKPTFAPHMDMGDFVIIVNASKVSLSGTKKTTKMAYRHSGYPGGLSATPFGELLEKDPRKAIENAVWGMLPKNKLGRQMLKKLKVYGGPDHPHLAQQATPFEISQISQ; encoded by the coding sequence GTGCGCACGTACAGCCCCAAGCCCGCTGACATCCAGCGTGAGTGGCTCGTCATCGACGCCACCGACGTGGTCCTGGGCCGCCTCGCCGTCCAGACCGCGAACCTCCTCCGCGGCAAGCACAAGCCGACCTTTGCTCCTCACATGGACATGGGCGACTTCGTGATCATCGTGAACGCCTCGAAGGTGTCGCTGTCGGGGACCAAGAAGACCACCAAGATGGCGTACCGCCACTCCGGCTACCCGGGCGGCCTCTCGGCCACCCCGTTCGGCGAGCTCCTCGAGAAGGACCCGCGCAAGGCGATCGAGAACGCCGTGTGGGGCATGCTCCCGAAGAACAAGCTCGGTCGCCAGATGCTGAAGAAGCTGAAGGTCTACGGAGGCCCCGACCACCCGCACCTGGCCCAGCAGGCCACCCCGTTCGAGATCTCGCAGATCTCCCAGTGA
- a CDS encoding citrate synthase, whose protein sequence is MTDVAAKDSLTVTDNRTGQTYDLAITDNTIAAKDLGQIRLTDDEPGLATYDPGFVNTASCRSAVTFIDGDKGILEYRGYPIEQLAEKSNFLEVAYLLIHGELPTKEQYDTWVHEITYHTFVHENVKTFMQGFRYDAHPMGMLMASVGALSTFYPDARNISDADNRHMQIVRMIAKMPTLGAWSFRHAQGKPYVYPDNDLGYTANFLSMLFKMSESKFEADPRLVKALDVLFILHADHEQNCSTNAVRSVGSSQVDPYSAVAAGVGALYGPLHGGANEAVLRMLKRIGSKENIPAFIEGVKNGNERLMGFGHRVYKNFDPRATIIKKACDDVFEVTGVNPLLEIAKELEKIALEDEYFVKRKLYPNVDFYSGLIYEAFQFPPEMFTVLFAIGRTPGWLAQWAELVQDKDQKIARPKQIYTGDRQLTFAAASERWA, encoded by the coding sequence GTGACCGACGTTGCGGCCAAGGATTCCCTGACTGTCACCGACAACCGGACCGGTCAGACGTACGACCTCGCGATCACCGACAACACGATCGCGGCCAAGGACCTGGGGCAGATCCGCCTCACCGACGACGAGCCGGGTCTCGCGACCTACGACCCGGGGTTCGTGAACACCGCGTCGTGCCGCTCGGCCGTCACCTTCATCGACGGCGACAAGGGCATCCTCGAGTACCGCGGGTACCCGATCGAGCAGCTCGCCGAGAAGTCCAACTTCCTCGAGGTGGCCTACCTCCTCATCCACGGTGAGCTGCCCACGAAGGAGCAGTACGACACGTGGGTGCACGAGATCACCTACCACACGTTCGTGCACGAGAACGTGAAGACCTTCATGCAGGGCTTCCGCTACGACGCCCACCCGATGGGCATGCTGATGGCCTCGGTCGGCGCGCTGTCGACGTTCTACCCCGACGCCCGCAACATCAGCGACGCGGACAACCGCCACATGCAGATCGTCCGCATGATCGCGAAGATGCCGACCCTCGGCGCCTGGTCGTTCCGCCACGCGCAGGGCAAGCCCTACGTCTACCCTGACAACGACCTCGGCTACACCGCCAACTTCCTCTCGATGCTCTTCAAGATGAGCGAGTCGAAGTTCGAGGCCGACCCCCGCCTGGTCAAGGCGCTCGACGTGCTCTTCATCCTGCACGCCGACCACGAGCAGAACTGCTCGACCAACGCGGTCCGCTCCGTCGGCTCCTCGCAGGTCGACCCGTACTCGGCCGTCGCGGCCGGCGTCGGCGCCCTCTACGGCCCGCTGCACGGTGGCGCCAACGAGGCCGTGCTGCGGATGCTCAAGCGCATCGGCAGCAAGGAGAACATCCCCGCCTTCATCGAGGGCGTGAAGAACGGCAACGAGCGCCTGATGGGGTTCGGCCACCGGGTCTACAAGAACTTCGACCCGCGCGCCACGATCATCAAGAAGGCCTGCGACGACGTCTTCGAGGTCACCGGGGTCAACCCGCTCCTCGAGATCGCCAAGGAGCTGGAGAAGATCGCGCTCGAGGACGAGTACTTCGTCAAGCGCAAGCTCTACCCCAACGTGGACTTCTACTCGGGCCTGATCTACGAGGCCTTCCAGTTCCCGCCGGAGATGTTCACCGTGCTCTTCGCCATCGGTCGTACGCCGGGCTGGCTGGCGCAGTGGGCCGAGCTGGTGCAGGACAAGGACCAGAAGATCGCCCGCCCGAAGCAGATCTACACCGGCGACCGCCAGCTCACCTTCGCGGCCGCCTCCGAGCGCTGGGCCTGA
- the glmS gene encoding glutamine--fructose-6-phosphate transaminase (isomerizing), whose protein sequence is MCGIVGYVGDRPAEGVVIEGLRRLEYRGYDSAGIALIDAGQIVTDKRAGKLANLEKAIAESPLPPVTTGIGHTRWATHGPPTDRNAHPHLGRARRVALVHNGIIENFAELRGRLESEGVEMASDTDTEVAAHLLEEELETGVDLTVAMQNVCRGLEGAFTLVAVDAHDSDRVVAARRNSPLVVGIGEGENFLGSDVAAFIEHTREAMELGQDQVVTITREGVSVSGFDGTPAEGTRYHVDWDLSAAEKDGHDWFMRKEIFEQPRAVADSLLGRRGADGLLQLDEMRLSDQDLRDIDKIIIIAAGTSFYAGMVAKYAIEHWCRIPVEVELASEFRYRDPILTASTLVVAISQSGETADTLQAIRHARVQRSKVLAICNTNGSTIPRESDGVIYTHAGPEIGVASTKGFLTQLVACYLLALYLAQVKGTRFGDEISQVMDQLEEMPGHIETVLGKADQVYGIARDHIDNTSVLFLGRHAGYPVALEGALKLKEIAYLHAEGFAAGELKHGPIALVEEGLPILCVVPPRGRDQLHDKMISGIQEVRARGARTLCLAEEGDTAIEPYADVLITLPQVPVLLQPLVAVVPLQLFACELATLLGHDVDQPRNLAKSVTVE, encoded by the coding sequence ATGTGCGGAATCGTGGGATATGTGGGTGACAGGCCTGCCGAGGGCGTGGTCATCGAGGGTCTGCGGCGACTGGAGTACCGCGGTTACGACTCCGCCGGTATCGCGCTGATCGACGCGGGCCAGATCGTCACCGACAAGCGAGCCGGCAAGCTCGCCAACCTCGAGAAGGCGATCGCCGAGTCGCCCCTGCCGCCCGTCACCACCGGCATCGGCCACACGCGCTGGGCGACCCACGGCCCGCCGACCGACCGCAACGCGCACCCGCACCTCGGGCGCGCGCGTCGCGTCGCGCTGGTGCACAACGGCATCATCGAGAACTTCGCCGAGCTCCGCGGGCGCCTGGAGTCCGAGGGCGTGGAGATGGCCTCCGACACCGACACCGAGGTCGCGGCCCACCTGCTCGAGGAGGAGCTCGAGACCGGCGTCGACCTCACCGTCGCCATGCAGAACGTCTGCCGCGGCCTCGAGGGTGCCTTCACCCTCGTCGCCGTCGACGCGCACGACTCCGACCGCGTGGTCGCCGCCCGCCGCAACTCACCCCTCGTGGTCGGCATCGGCGAGGGGGAGAACTTCCTCGGCTCCGACGTCGCCGCCTTCATCGAGCACACCCGCGAGGCGATGGAGCTCGGCCAGGACCAGGTCGTCACGATCACCCGCGAGGGCGTCAGCGTCTCGGGCTTCGACGGCACGCCCGCCGAGGGCACCCGCTACCACGTCGACTGGGACCTGTCGGCCGCCGAGAAGGACGGCCACGACTGGTTCATGCGCAAGGAGATCTTCGAGCAGCCCCGCGCGGTCGCCGACTCGCTGCTCGGTCGCCGCGGCGCCGACGGCCTGCTCCAGCTCGACGAGATGCGCCTGTCCGACCAGGACCTGCGCGACATCGACAAGATCATCATCATCGCGGCCGGTACGTCGTTCTACGCCGGCATGGTGGCCAAGTACGCCATCGAGCACTGGTGCCGCATCCCCGTCGAGGTCGAGCTGGCCAGCGAGTTCCGCTACCGCGACCCGATCCTCACCGCCTCCACCCTGGTCGTCGCGATCAGCCAGTCCGGCGAGACCGCCGACACCCTGCAGGCGATCCGGCACGCGCGCGTCCAGCGCTCCAAGGTGCTCGCGATCTGCAACACCAACGGCTCGACCATCCCGCGCGAGTCCGACGGCGTGATCTACACCCACGCCGGCCCGGAGATCGGCGTCGCGTCGACCAAGGGATTCCTCACCCAGCTGGTCGCCTGCTACCTCCTGGCGCTCTACCTCGCACAGGTCAAGGGCACCCGCTTCGGCGACGAGATCTCCCAGGTCATGGACCAGCTCGAGGAGATGCCCGGCCACATCGAGACGGTGCTCGGCAAGGCCGACCAGGTCTACGGGATCGCGCGCGACCACATCGACAACACGTCGGTGCTCTTCCTCGGTCGCCACGCGGGCTACCCCGTCGCCCTCGAGGGTGCGCTCAAGCTCAAGGAGATCGCCTACCTCCACGCCGAGGGCTTCGCGGCCGGCGAGCTGAAGCACGGTCCGATCGCGCTCGTCGAGGAGGGCCTGCCGATCCTGTGCGTCGTACCTCCCCGGGGTCGCGACCAGCTCCACGACAAGATGATCAGCGGCATCCAGGAGGTCCGCGCCCGCGGCGCCCGCACGCTCTGCCTCGCCGAGGAGGGCGACACCGCCATCGAGCCGTACGCCGACGTGCTGATCACGCTGCCCCAGGTGCCGGTGCTGCTCCAGCCGCTCGTCGCGGTCGTGCCGCTCCAGCTCTTCGCCTGCGAGCTGGCCACCCTCCTCGGCCACGACGTCGACCAGCCGCGCAACCTCGCCAAGTCCGTCACGGTCGAGTAG
- a CDS encoding GNAT family N-acetyltransferase — MVDIEQINPRNLAALRAWWEVGQAATAYRPGTPWPAWETSRVALPADNPERGVTLIGAIDGREMVGAAILIRPLEENLHTATAIVYVRPDRTREGIGRRLAEELEVVAAGDGRTTLQSEAYLPPDGSGGASEAFASAMSYAVASRESIKELALEDYATRRPDLDVPVPEGYRVVTFDTVCPEEHLESYGRLLGMLLSEVPLGDLDLEDSAWTPERVRAAESRLTGIGRHMHTALAIAPDGSVAGVSDVRIDESDPVHGQVGITIVDPAHRGRRLGLVLKLATHDLAVATYPSLVSVDTSNAEVNTWMNAVNEALGYRTIETLLELQKRL, encoded by the coding sequence GTGGTCGACATCGAGCAGATCAACCCTCGCAACCTGGCCGCGCTCCGCGCGTGGTGGGAGGTCGGGCAGGCGGCGACGGCGTACCGCCCCGGCACGCCGTGGCCGGCCTGGGAGACGAGCCGGGTCGCGCTGCCCGCGGACAACCCCGAGCGCGGGGTGACGCTGATCGGCGCGATCGACGGCCGGGAGATGGTCGGCGCGGCGATCCTCATCAGGCCGCTGGAGGAGAACCTCCACACGGCCACGGCCATCGTGTACGTCCGCCCCGACCGCACGCGCGAGGGCATCGGGCGGCGGCTGGCCGAGGAGCTCGAGGTCGTCGCGGCCGGCGACGGACGTACGACGCTGCAGAGCGAGGCCTACCTGCCGCCCGACGGGTCGGGGGGCGCGTCCGAGGCCTTCGCGTCGGCGATGTCGTACGCCGTCGCGAGCCGGGAGTCGATCAAGGAGCTCGCCCTCGAGGACTACGCGACGCGGCGACCGGACCTCGACGTGCCGGTGCCCGAGGGCTACCGGGTCGTCACCTTCGACACCGTCTGCCCCGAGGAGCACCTCGAGTCCTACGGCCGGCTGCTCGGGATGCTGCTGTCGGAGGTGCCGCTCGGCGACCTCGACCTCGAGGACTCCGCCTGGACGCCGGAGCGGGTCCGCGCGGCCGAGAGCCGGCTGACCGGGATCGGCCGGCACATGCACACCGCGCTCGCGATCGCCCCGGACGGCTCGGTCGCCGGGGTGTCCGACGTGCGCATCGACGAGAGTGACCCGGTGCACGGCCAGGTCGGGATCACGATCGTCGACCCGGCCCACCGCGGCCGCCGGCTCGGGCTCGTGCTGAAGCTCGCGACCCACGACCTGGCGGTGGCGACGTACCCCTCCCTCGTCTCCGTCGACACCTCCAACGCCGAGGTCAACACGTGGATGAACGCCGTGAACGAGGCCCTCGGCTACCGCACGATCGAGACCCTCCTCGAGCTCCAGAAGCGGCTCTGA
- a CDS encoding holo-ACP synthase codes for MPVIGVGIDVVDIDRFVTSLERTPSLRARLFTPAEEVRPPASLAARFAAKEAIAKALGAPVGMHWHDAEIVSEDTGRPRFEIRGTVAARAEQLGVAHVHVSLSHDAGIASAVVVLES; via the coding sequence GTGCCCGTCATCGGCGTCGGGATCGACGTGGTCGACATCGACCGCTTCGTGACCTCCCTCGAGCGCACCCCGTCGCTGAGGGCCCGGCTGTTCACCCCGGCCGAGGAGGTCCGGCCGCCGGCGTCGCTCGCGGCCCGCTTCGCGGCCAAGGAGGCGATCGCGAAGGCGCTCGGTGCGCCGGTCGGGATGCACTGGCACGACGCCGAGATCGTCTCCGAGGACACCGGCCGGCCGCGCTTCGAGATCCGCGGCACGGTCGCCGCCCGGGCCGAGCAGCTCGGGGTCGCGCACGTCCACGTCTCCCTCTCCCACGACGCCGGCATCGCCTCGGCGGTCGTGGTGCTCGAGTCCTGA